One genomic region from Natronomonas salsuginis encodes:
- a CDS encoding thiamine pyrophosphate-dependent dehydrogenase E1 component subunit alpha has protein sequence MDFEDADVHRRLDADGRPIEPGYEPPLSDERLRELYRDMKLSRHFDTRMISLQRQGRLGTYASSAGQEGSQFGSMYAIEDDDWVFYQYREHGSVIDRGGLADYVRYWLGYETGNATLVDHHIAPLNIGIAAHIPHATGMAWGSKLRGDDTVVVCHFGEGSTSEGDFHEGLNFAGVFDVPAVFICNNNQWAISVPAGKQTASRTFADKANAYGIPSLRVDGMDPLATFEVVRDAAGRARDPNAEPPERASGSATRPTLVEAVQYRFGAHTTADDPTVYREDEEVERWKRWDPIPRLETFLRERGSLDDEAISAIETDVEAVVADAIEKGTDVEPDPDDLFEDAYAELPDRVVEQREYLRRLREEYGDGALLEEH, from the coding sequence ATGGATTTCGAGGACGCCGACGTTCATCGACGGCTCGACGCCGATGGACGGCCCATAGAGCCCGGCTACGAGCCGCCCTTATCCGACGAGCGGCTCCGTGAGCTGTACCGCGACATGAAGCTGTCTCGGCACTTCGACACCCGGATGATAAGTCTCCAACGGCAGGGCCGGCTGGGAACGTATGCTTCCTCGGCAGGCCAAGAGGGCTCGCAGTTCGGCTCGATGTATGCGATCGAGGACGACGACTGGGTCTTTTATCAGTACCGCGAGCACGGTTCGGTGATCGACCGTGGCGGGCTGGCGGACTACGTCCGCTACTGGTTAGGCTACGAGACGGGCAATGCGACCCTCGTCGATCACCACATCGCGCCGTTGAATATCGGCATCGCCGCCCACATCCCGCACGCCACCGGGATGGCGTGGGGCTCGAAGCTCCGCGGCGACGATACCGTCGTCGTCTGCCACTTCGGGGAGGGATCGACGAGCGAGGGGGACTTCCACGAGGGGCTGAACTTCGCGGGCGTCTTCGACGTGCCGGCGGTGTTTATCTGCAACAACAATCAGTGGGCGATCTCGGTTCCCGCCGGCAAACAGACCGCGAGTCGGACGTTCGCCGACAAGGCGAACGCCTACGGGATTCCGAGCCTCAGGGTCGACGGGATGGACCCGCTCGCGACGTTCGAAGTCGTGCGCGACGCCGCCGGGCGGGCGCGCGATCCGAACGCCGAACCACCGGAAAGGGCGAGCGGCAGCGCGACCCGGCCGACGCTCGTCGAGGCGGTCCAGTACCGCTTCGGCGCGCACACGACCGCCGACGACCCGACCGTCTACCGCGAGGACGAGGAGGTCGAACGCTGGAAGCGGTGGGACCCGATCCCGCGGCTCGAAACGTTCCTCCGAGAGCGAGGAAGCCTCGACGACGAGGCGATCTCGGCGATCGAGACCGACGTGGAGGCGGTCGTCGCCGACGCGATCGAGAAGGGCACCGACGTCGAACCCGATCCCGACGACCTGTTCGAAGACGCCTACGCGGAACTCCCCGATCGCGTCGTCGAACAGCGCGAGTACCTGCGCCGCCTCCGCGAGGAGTACGGCGACGGGGCGCTGTTAGAAGAACACTGA
- a CDS encoding universal stress protein — protein MFETILIPVDGSQYAGRAARRGFEIASVFGSHVHLVCVADTGPLANYQLPGEHESAAKAITGRAEAIVEELRTRAPEGLEVTTATPTGAAKTEIVEYAASIDADLIVMGSRGRGGVERLMLGSVTEHVVRVSDIDVLVHGGRN, from the coding sequence ATGTTCGAGACGATACTCATCCCGGTTGACGGAAGTCAGTACGCCGGACGCGCGGCCCGCCGAGGGTTCGAGATCGCGAGCGTGTTCGGTTCGCACGTACACCTCGTCTGTGTGGCCGATACTGGACCGCTGGCGAACTATCAACTCCCAGGCGAGCATGAATCTGCCGCCAAGGCGATAACCGGACGCGCCGAGGCGATCGTCGAGGAACTCCGAACGCGAGCACCGGAGGGACTCGAAGTGACGACCGCGACGCCGACCGGGGCGGCGAAGACCGAAATCGTCGAGTACGCCGCGTCAATCGATGCGGACCTCATCGTGATGGGAAGCCGCGGCCGAGGCGGTGTCGAGCGTCTCATGCTCGGAAGCGTCACCGAACACGTCGTGCGGGTGAGCGACATCGACGTGCTCGTCCACGGCGGTAGGAACTAG
- a CDS encoding DUF5658 family protein, whose amino-acid sequence MKQSATVPLLGGRDREVWIAAIILYGIGDTLTTLWGLSAGGVAEAGPVAKPLIEAHGQYMLLVIKAAVFPLFYLVWRSIRTPGRIAVPFALVLVGGAVTVWNLFVITGTL is encoded by the coding sequence GTGAAGCAGTCGGCGACGGTTCCGTTGCTTGGGGGGAGAGACCGGGAGGTCTGGATCGCGGCGATCATTCTCTACGGGATCGGTGACACGCTCACGACGCTTTGGGGGCTCTCGGCGGGTGGCGTCGCGGAGGCCGGACCGGTGGCGAAACCGCTCATCGAGGCACACGGGCAGTATATGTTGTTGGTGATCAAAGCCGCTGTCTTCCCGCTGTTTTATCTCGTGTGGCGATCCATCCGAACGCCCGGACGGATCGCGGTTCCGTTCGCGCTTGTGCTCGTCGGTGGCGCGGTGACGGTGTGGAACCTGTTCGTCATCACCGGTACGTTATGA